In Mixta intestinalis, the following are encoded in one genomic region:
- the rlmI gene encoding 23S rRNA (cytosine(1962)-C(5))-methyltransferase RlmI yields MTVRLILAKGREKSLLRRHPWIFSGAVARMEGKAQRGETIDICDSQGKWLARAAYSPDSQIRARVWSWQQEESIDIAFFVRRLQCAQQLRDWLAARDGLDSYRLIAGESDGLPGVTIDRFGQFLVLQLLSAGAEYQRPAIISALQQCYPNCSIYDRSDVSVRKKEGLALAQGPISGELPPDLLPISEHGMKLLVDIRTGHKTGYYLDQRDSRFATRRYSQDKRVLNCFSYTGGFAVSALLGGCREVISVDTSQAALDVARQNVELNGLDVSKAQFLREDVFKLLRSYRDSGEKFDLIVMDPPKFVENKNQLAGACRGYKDINMLAMQLLNPGGMLLTFSCSGLMPTDLFQKIIADAAVDAHRDVQFIEQFRQAADHPVIASYPEGLYLKGVACRVL; encoded by the coding sequence ATGACTGTTCGATTGATTCTCGCTAAGGGGCGTGAAAAGTCCCTGCTCCGTCGTCATCCCTGGATTTTTTCCGGCGCCGTTGCCCGCATGGAAGGTAAAGCCCAGCGCGGTGAAACCATTGACATCTGTGACAGCCAGGGAAAATGGCTGGCTCGCGCCGCCTATTCACCTGACTCGCAAATTCGTGCGCGCGTCTGGAGCTGGCAGCAGGAGGAATCGATCGATATCGCCTTTTTTGTTCGCCGTCTGCAATGCGCGCAGCAGTTGCGCGACTGGCTGGCCGCACGCGACGGGCTCGACAGCTATCGCCTGATTGCTGGTGAGTCAGACGGGCTGCCCGGCGTGACCATCGACCGTTTCGGTCAGTTCCTGGTATTGCAGCTGCTGTCCGCCGGTGCCGAATATCAGCGTCCCGCTATTATTTCAGCGCTACAACAGTGCTACCCTAACTGTAGCATTTATGATCGCTCTGATGTCAGCGTACGTAAAAAAGAGGGCCTGGCGCTGGCGCAGGGCCCGATAAGCGGTGAACTGCCGCCCGACCTGCTACCGATTAGCGAACATGGTATGAAACTGCTGGTAGATATCCGCACCGGCCACAAGACCGGTTACTATCTGGATCAGCGCGACAGTCGTTTCGCCACACGTCGTTATTCGCAGGATAAGCGCGTGCTCAACTGCTTCTCCTATACCGGCGGCTTTGCCGTTTCCGCCCTGCTCGGCGGCTGCCGCGAGGTGATCAGCGTTGATACATCCCAGGCAGCGCTGGACGTTGCACGGCAAAACGTTGAACTGAACGGTCTGGACGTCAGTAAAGCGCAATTTTTGCGTGAGGACGTGTTTAAGCTGTTGCGTAGCTATCGTGACAGCGGTGAGAAATTCGATCTGATCGTAATGGACCCACCCAAATTTGTTGAAAATAAAAACCAGCTGGCAGGTGCCTGCCGCGGTTATAAAGATATAAATATGCTGGCAATGCAGCTACTCAACCCCGGCGGAATGCTGTTGACCTTCTCCTGCTCCGGCCTGATGCCGACTGATTTATTTCAGAAAATTATCGCCGATGCCGCCGTGGATGCCCACCGTGATGTACAATTTATAGAGCAGTTCCGACAGGCTGCCGATCATCCGGTGATCGCCAGCTATCCTGAAGGACTTTACCTGAAAGGTGTCGCCTGCCGCGTGCTGTAA